Proteins from a genomic interval of Micropterus dolomieu isolate WLL.071019.BEF.003 ecotype Adirondacks linkage group LG16, ASM2129224v1, whole genome shotgun sequence:
- the znf800b gene encoding zinc finger protein 800b isoform X2, with product MVKAQKSTGRKSSHCHRRQSGGQAEMEEGQLQSDTQRPHQEQPREGDQSPDQTQLQTSASVEALSENLDQGEPPVDGQEKGDSAAQLQAKLLWKPIPPLLPVPGQHRSDTTEVRDQSCQTEERLQQTCAGSHGHNTGLCAEPGDPPLLQQPLQTSKSGIQQIIECFRSGTSQLKHMLLREVDTIFECKLCRSLFRGLPNLITHKEYYCLSRLPEPDGPSGDDRQSVAMKDLLDAIYPRVDRPDYVVRLEPIQTTTKAVFQYLTTEEELARYPSHTPSVLHSARESPVAWEGEPVDSVDNNQPSQPGGPESLSSPGQGQRRWEAEEEAKKEQPQHEDEGSTSGVEDVTISCCLCGQDFNSRRSIRRHCRKMHQTKLEELRKFTETRTVPTSLLSMVKGRPRTLSTPTGKSCPVCLKTFATKANVRRHFDEVHRGLRRDTITSSIASRPGQPFSLEVTPPRKSNNASPTRSTKSTPVNSKTTPSSQTQSKPQSQLPASPQATPASCRCTLCKRNYSSQLMLKRHMRIVHKIYSIKSNRPAAMSTSSTTAATPSSSANLGPRNNVRVKEEAVEPSDDEEEEDIDSSPAPSPSDSTGTAKDVSMAHNAMKVKEEEAPSSPKMTSPSSSSSSRGGNMCSVGVPAKMTKLSVGFDFKQLFCKLCKRQFSSRQNLTKHIELHTDGNDIFIKFYRCPLCRYESRRKRDVLRHVTVVHKKSSAYLAKIMPKLESRAVKRLAEVVLNSTNPSKRTSGNVKEEVNGRHVSSSSSSPSPPVTRKQECSAVAPVTSGSAPSSSAPPPAPVTRKQQDLSSSALAPSPPVTRKQERQQHRPISPPLTRRSEKHTHQRNSSSAASPSSQAPHTRRHDVHSESSATGSSSTEVRVTKNFSLHACDQCGRAFAKKLYLESHKRSHRNAATAAANRRKGVNTRSKSLVW from the exons AGTGGTGGTCAGGCGGAGATGGAGGAAGGCCAGCTCCAGTCAGACACCCAGCGTCCTCACCAAGAACAGCCCAGAGAAGGAGACCAGTCCCCTGATCAGACCCAGCTCCAGACCTCTGCTTCCGTTGAGGCTCTGTCGGAGAACTTGGACCAGGGGGAACCTCCAGTGGATGGCCAGGAAAAAGGCGACTCTGCTGCCCAGCTCCAGGCCAAGCTTCTGTGGAAGCCCATTCCCCCTCTGCTGCCTGTACCTGGGCAACACAGGAGCgataccacagaggtcagggacCAGAGCTGCCAGACTGAGGAACGGCTTCAGCAGACCTGCGCCGGCAGCCATGGTCATAACACAG GTCTCTGTGCGGAGCCTGGAGATCCTCCTCTGCTCCAGCAGCCTCTGCAGACCTCCAAGTCTGGGATTCAGCAGATAATTGAATGCTTCCGTTcag GCACCAGCCAGCTGAAACACATGCTGCTGAGGGAGGTGGACACCATCTTTGAGTGTAAACTGTGTCGCAGTCTGTTCAGAGGCCTGCCCAACCTCATCACACACAAAGAGTACTACTGCCTATCACGACTGCCTGAACCTGACG GTCCGTCGGGTGACGACAGACAGAGTGTAGCCATGAAGGATTTATTGGACGCCATATACCCCAGAGTCGACAGGCCGGACTACGTTGTCCGACTGGAGCCCATTCAGACCACTACCAAGGCTGTGTTCCAGTATCTcaccacagaggaggagctggctAGATATCCATCGCACACGCCCAG CGTCCTTCACAGTGCCAGAGAGAGTCCGGTAGCATGGGAAGGAGAACCAGTGGACAGTGTGGACAACAACCAGCCGAGCCAGCCAGGAGGGCCAGAGAGCCTCAGTAGCCCGGGACAGGGGCAGAGGAGATgggaggctgaggaggaggctAAAAAGGAGCAGCCACAGCATGAAGACGAGGGGTCCACTAGTGGG GTTGAGGATGTGACAATCTCCTGTTGTCTGTGCGGTCAGGACTTTAACTCACGCCGCAGCATCAGGCGTCACTGCCGAAAGATGCACCAGACCAAACTGGAAGAGCTGCGGAAGTTCACAGAGACGCGTACCGTTCCCACAAGCCTGCTCTCTATGGTGAAAG GCCGGCCGAGGACTCTCAGCACACCTACTGGAAAATCCTGCCCAGTGTGCCTCAAAACCTTTGCAACTAAAGCCAACGTGCGCCGTCATTTTGACGAGGTGCATCGCGGCCTGCGGCGGGACACCATCACATCCAGCATCGCCTCGCGGCCCGGCCAGCCCTTCTCTCTGGAGGTCACCCCCCCCCGGAAGAGCAACAATGCATCTCCAACACGTAGCACCAAGTCCACGCCCGTGAACTCTAAAACAACGCCATCGAGCCAAACCCAGTCCAAACCTCAGAGTCAGCTCCCAGCCTCTCCACAGGCGACCCCGGCCTCATGCCGCTGCACGCTCTGCAAGAGGAACTACAGCTCTCAG CTCATGTTGAAGAGGCACATGCGTATTGTCCACAAAATATACAGCATCAAAAGTAACAGACCTGCTGCCATGTCAACCTCCTCTACTACAGCAGCCACTCCAAGTAGCAGCGCTAACTTAGGCCCGAGGAACAATGTCCGAGTGAAAGAAGAAGCTGTAGAGCCTTCAGATGacgaagaggaagaggacattGACAGCAGTCCAGCCCCGTCTCCTAGTGACAGCACTGGGACAGCTAAAGATGTTTCCATGGCACACAACGCCATgaaggtgaaggaggaggaggccccGTCGAGCCCAAAGATGACATCACCctcatcttcatcatcctcgCGTGGGGGCAACATGTGCAGCGTTGGCGTGCCCGCCAAAATGACCAAACTGTCGGTTGGTTTTGACTTCAAGCAGCTCTTCTGCAAGCTGTGCAAGCGTCAGTTTAGCTCACGCCAAAACTTAACAaagcacattgagctgcacaCGGACGGCAACGACATCTTCATTAAATTTTACCGCTGCCCCCTCTGCCGCTACGAGTCGCGTCGCAAACGTGACGTGCTGCGTCACGTGACTGTGGTCCACAAGAAGTCATCTGCATACCTAGCCAAGATCATGCCCAAACTGGAGAGCAGGGCTGTGAAGAGGCTGGCTGAGGTAGTCCTCAACAGCACAAACCCCAGCAAGAGGACAAGTGGCAACGTCAAAGAGGAAGTGAACGGACGTCACGtgtcttcatcctcctcctctccttcacctCCCGTCACACGCAAGCAAGAGTGCTCCGCCGTTGCCCCAGTCACGTCGGGCTCCGCCCCCTCTTCCTCCGCCCCGCCTCCTGCCCCCGTTACACGGAAACAGCAGGACCTGTCATCGTCAGCGCTTGCCCCGTCCCCTCCTGTCACCCGTaagcaggagagacagcagcatCGCCCCATAAGCCCGCCGCTGACCCGCCGCAGTGAAAAGCACACACACCAACGCAACTCCTCTTCCGCCGCCTCGCCCAGCAGCCAAGCCCCACACACCCGACGACATGACGTCCATTCGGAGAGCAGCGCTACAGGGTCGTCCTCCACTGAAGTCAGAGTGACCAAGAATTTCTCCCTCCACGCCTGCGACCAGTGTGGACGGGCCTTTGCAAAGAAG CTGTACCTGGAGTCTCATAAGCGAAGTCATCGTAACGCAGCGACGGCAGCAGCCAACAGGAGGAAAGGGGTCAACACCCGTTCCAAATCCCTGGTCTggtga
- the znf800b gene encoding zinc finger protein 800b isoform X1 — protein sequence MSVDIGREIPPACKLHTALPKEIVALRREGLQVCAGSERVVQQASLGSMVKAQKSTGRKSSHCHRRQSGGQAEMEEGQLQSDTQRPHQEQPREGDQSPDQTQLQTSASVEALSENLDQGEPPVDGQEKGDSAAQLQAKLLWKPIPPLLPVPGQHRSDTTEVRDQSCQTEERLQQTCAGSHGHNTGLCAEPGDPPLLQQPLQTSKSGIQQIIECFRSGTSQLKHMLLREVDTIFECKLCRSLFRGLPNLITHKEYYCLSRLPEPDGPSGDDRQSVAMKDLLDAIYPRVDRPDYVVRLEPIQTTTKAVFQYLTTEEELARYPSHTPSVLHSARESPVAWEGEPVDSVDNNQPSQPGGPESLSSPGQGQRRWEAEEEAKKEQPQHEDEGSTSGVEDVTISCCLCGQDFNSRRSIRRHCRKMHQTKLEELRKFTETRTVPTSLLSMVKGRPRTLSTPTGKSCPVCLKTFATKANVRRHFDEVHRGLRRDTITSSIASRPGQPFSLEVTPPRKSNNASPTRSTKSTPVNSKTTPSSQTQSKPQSQLPASPQATPASCRCTLCKRNYSSQLMLKRHMRIVHKIYSIKSNRPAAMSTSSTTAATPSSSANLGPRNNVRVKEEAVEPSDDEEEEDIDSSPAPSPSDSTGTAKDVSMAHNAMKVKEEEAPSSPKMTSPSSSSSSRGGNMCSVGVPAKMTKLSVGFDFKQLFCKLCKRQFSSRQNLTKHIELHTDGNDIFIKFYRCPLCRYESRRKRDVLRHVTVVHKKSSAYLAKIMPKLESRAVKRLAEVVLNSTNPSKRTSGNVKEEVNGRHVSSSSSSPSPPVTRKQECSAVAPVTSGSAPSSSAPPPAPVTRKQQDLSSSALAPSPPVTRKQERQQHRPISPPLTRRSEKHTHQRNSSSAASPSSQAPHTRRHDVHSESSATGSSSTEVRVTKNFSLHACDQCGRAFAKKLYLESHKRSHRNAATAAANRRKGVNTRSKSLVW from the exons AGTGGTGGTCAGGCGGAGATGGAGGAAGGCCAGCTCCAGTCAGACACCCAGCGTCCTCACCAAGAACAGCCCAGAGAAGGAGACCAGTCCCCTGATCAGACCCAGCTCCAGACCTCTGCTTCCGTTGAGGCTCTGTCGGAGAACTTGGACCAGGGGGAACCTCCAGTGGATGGCCAGGAAAAAGGCGACTCTGCTGCCCAGCTCCAGGCCAAGCTTCTGTGGAAGCCCATTCCCCCTCTGCTGCCTGTACCTGGGCAACACAGGAGCgataccacagaggtcagggacCAGAGCTGCCAGACTGAGGAACGGCTTCAGCAGACCTGCGCCGGCAGCCATGGTCATAACACAG GTCTCTGTGCGGAGCCTGGAGATCCTCCTCTGCTCCAGCAGCCTCTGCAGACCTCCAAGTCTGGGATTCAGCAGATAATTGAATGCTTCCGTTcag GCACCAGCCAGCTGAAACACATGCTGCTGAGGGAGGTGGACACCATCTTTGAGTGTAAACTGTGTCGCAGTCTGTTCAGAGGCCTGCCCAACCTCATCACACACAAAGAGTACTACTGCCTATCACGACTGCCTGAACCTGACG GTCCGTCGGGTGACGACAGACAGAGTGTAGCCATGAAGGATTTATTGGACGCCATATACCCCAGAGTCGACAGGCCGGACTACGTTGTCCGACTGGAGCCCATTCAGACCACTACCAAGGCTGTGTTCCAGTATCTcaccacagaggaggagctggctAGATATCCATCGCACACGCCCAG CGTCCTTCACAGTGCCAGAGAGAGTCCGGTAGCATGGGAAGGAGAACCAGTGGACAGTGTGGACAACAACCAGCCGAGCCAGCCAGGAGGGCCAGAGAGCCTCAGTAGCCCGGGACAGGGGCAGAGGAGATgggaggctgaggaggaggctAAAAAGGAGCAGCCACAGCATGAAGACGAGGGGTCCACTAGTGGG GTTGAGGATGTGACAATCTCCTGTTGTCTGTGCGGTCAGGACTTTAACTCACGCCGCAGCATCAGGCGTCACTGCCGAAAGATGCACCAGACCAAACTGGAAGAGCTGCGGAAGTTCACAGAGACGCGTACCGTTCCCACAAGCCTGCTCTCTATGGTGAAAG GCCGGCCGAGGACTCTCAGCACACCTACTGGAAAATCCTGCCCAGTGTGCCTCAAAACCTTTGCAACTAAAGCCAACGTGCGCCGTCATTTTGACGAGGTGCATCGCGGCCTGCGGCGGGACACCATCACATCCAGCATCGCCTCGCGGCCCGGCCAGCCCTTCTCTCTGGAGGTCACCCCCCCCCGGAAGAGCAACAATGCATCTCCAACACGTAGCACCAAGTCCACGCCCGTGAACTCTAAAACAACGCCATCGAGCCAAACCCAGTCCAAACCTCAGAGTCAGCTCCCAGCCTCTCCACAGGCGACCCCGGCCTCATGCCGCTGCACGCTCTGCAAGAGGAACTACAGCTCTCAG CTCATGTTGAAGAGGCACATGCGTATTGTCCACAAAATATACAGCATCAAAAGTAACAGACCTGCTGCCATGTCAACCTCCTCTACTACAGCAGCCACTCCAAGTAGCAGCGCTAACTTAGGCCCGAGGAACAATGTCCGAGTGAAAGAAGAAGCTGTAGAGCCTTCAGATGacgaagaggaagaggacattGACAGCAGTCCAGCCCCGTCTCCTAGTGACAGCACTGGGACAGCTAAAGATGTTTCCATGGCACACAACGCCATgaaggtgaaggaggaggaggccccGTCGAGCCCAAAGATGACATCACCctcatcttcatcatcctcgCGTGGGGGCAACATGTGCAGCGTTGGCGTGCCCGCCAAAATGACCAAACTGTCGGTTGGTTTTGACTTCAAGCAGCTCTTCTGCAAGCTGTGCAAGCGTCAGTTTAGCTCACGCCAAAACTTAACAaagcacattgagctgcacaCGGACGGCAACGACATCTTCATTAAATTTTACCGCTGCCCCCTCTGCCGCTACGAGTCGCGTCGCAAACGTGACGTGCTGCGTCACGTGACTGTGGTCCACAAGAAGTCATCTGCATACCTAGCCAAGATCATGCCCAAACTGGAGAGCAGGGCTGTGAAGAGGCTGGCTGAGGTAGTCCTCAACAGCACAAACCCCAGCAAGAGGACAAGTGGCAACGTCAAAGAGGAAGTGAACGGACGTCACGtgtcttcatcctcctcctctccttcacctCCCGTCACACGCAAGCAAGAGTGCTCCGCCGTTGCCCCAGTCACGTCGGGCTCCGCCCCCTCTTCCTCCGCCCCGCCTCCTGCCCCCGTTACACGGAAACAGCAGGACCTGTCATCGTCAGCGCTTGCCCCGTCCCCTCCTGTCACCCGTaagcaggagagacagcagcatCGCCCCATAAGCCCGCCGCTGACCCGCCGCAGTGAAAAGCACACACACCAACGCAACTCCTCTTCCGCCGCCTCGCCCAGCAGCCAAGCCCCACACACCCGACGACATGACGTCCATTCGGAGAGCAGCGCTACAGGGTCGTCCTCCACTGAAGTCAGAGTGACCAAGAATTTCTCCCTCCACGCCTGCGACCAGTGTGGACGGGCCTTTGCAAAGAAG CTGTACCTGGAGTCTCATAAGCGAAGTCATCGTAACGCAGCGACGGCAGCAGCCAACAGGAGGAAAGGGGTCAACACCCGTTCCAAATCCCTGGTCTggtga
- the znf800b gene encoding zinc finger protein 800b isoform X3, whose product MEEGQLQSDTQRPHQEQPREGDQSPDQTQLQTSASVEALSENLDQGEPPVDGQEKGDSAAQLQAKLLWKPIPPLLPVPGQHRSDTTEVRDQSCQTEERLQQTCAGSHGHNTGLCAEPGDPPLLQQPLQTSKSGIQQIIECFRSGTSQLKHMLLREVDTIFECKLCRSLFRGLPNLITHKEYYCLSRLPEPDGPSGDDRQSVAMKDLLDAIYPRVDRPDYVVRLEPIQTTTKAVFQYLTTEEELARYPSHTPSVLHSARESPVAWEGEPVDSVDNNQPSQPGGPESLSSPGQGQRRWEAEEEAKKEQPQHEDEGSTSGVEDVTISCCLCGQDFNSRRSIRRHCRKMHQTKLEELRKFTETRTVPTSLLSMVKGRPRTLSTPTGKSCPVCLKTFATKANVRRHFDEVHRGLRRDTITSSIASRPGQPFSLEVTPPRKSNNASPTRSTKSTPVNSKTTPSSQTQSKPQSQLPASPQATPASCRCTLCKRNYSSQLMLKRHMRIVHKIYSIKSNRPAAMSTSSTTAATPSSSANLGPRNNVRVKEEAVEPSDDEEEEDIDSSPAPSPSDSTGTAKDVSMAHNAMKVKEEEAPSSPKMTSPSSSSSSRGGNMCSVGVPAKMTKLSVGFDFKQLFCKLCKRQFSSRQNLTKHIELHTDGNDIFIKFYRCPLCRYESRRKRDVLRHVTVVHKKSSAYLAKIMPKLESRAVKRLAEVVLNSTNPSKRTSGNVKEEVNGRHVSSSSSSPSPPVTRKQECSAVAPVTSGSAPSSSAPPPAPVTRKQQDLSSSALAPSPPVTRKQERQQHRPISPPLTRRSEKHTHQRNSSSAASPSSQAPHTRRHDVHSESSATGSSSTEVRVTKNFSLHACDQCGRAFAKKLYLESHKRSHRNAATAAANRRKGVNTRSKSLVW is encoded by the exons ATGGAGGAAGGCCAGCTCCAGTCAGACACCCAGCGTCCTCACCAAGAACAGCCCAGAGAAGGAGACCAGTCCCCTGATCAGACCCAGCTCCAGACCTCTGCTTCCGTTGAGGCTCTGTCGGAGAACTTGGACCAGGGGGAACCTCCAGTGGATGGCCAGGAAAAAGGCGACTCTGCTGCCCAGCTCCAGGCCAAGCTTCTGTGGAAGCCCATTCCCCCTCTGCTGCCTGTACCTGGGCAACACAGGAGCgataccacagaggtcagggacCAGAGCTGCCAGACTGAGGAACGGCTTCAGCAGACCTGCGCCGGCAGCCATGGTCATAACACAG GTCTCTGTGCGGAGCCTGGAGATCCTCCTCTGCTCCAGCAGCCTCTGCAGACCTCCAAGTCTGGGATTCAGCAGATAATTGAATGCTTCCGTTcag GCACCAGCCAGCTGAAACACATGCTGCTGAGGGAGGTGGACACCATCTTTGAGTGTAAACTGTGTCGCAGTCTGTTCAGAGGCCTGCCCAACCTCATCACACACAAAGAGTACTACTGCCTATCACGACTGCCTGAACCTGACG GTCCGTCGGGTGACGACAGACAGAGTGTAGCCATGAAGGATTTATTGGACGCCATATACCCCAGAGTCGACAGGCCGGACTACGTTGTCCGACTGGAGCCCATTCAGACCACTACCAAGGCTGTGTTCCAGTATCTcaccacagaggaggagctggctAGATATCCATCGCACACGCCCAG CGTCCTTCACAGTGCCAGAGAGAGTCCGGTAGCATGGGAAGGAGAACCAGTGGACAGTGTGGACAACAACCAGCCGAGCCAGCCAGGAGGGCCAGAGAGCCTCAGTAGCCCGGGACAGGGGCAGAGGAGATgggaggctgaggaggaggctAAAAAGGAGCAGCCACAGCATGAAGACGAGGGGTCCACTAGTGGG GTTGAGGATGTGACAATCTCCTGTTGTCTGTGCGGTCAGGACTTTAACTCACGCCGCAGCATCAGGCGTCACTGCCGAAAGATGCACCAGACCAAACTGGAAGAGCTGCGGAAGTTCACAGAGACGCGTACCGTTCCCACAAGCCTGCTCTCTATGGTGAAAG GCCGGCCGAGGACTCTCAGCACACCTACTGGAAAATCCTGCCCAGTGTGCCTCAAAACCTTTGCAACTAAAGCCAACGTGCGCCGTCATTTTGACGAGGTGCATCGCGGCCTGCGGCGGGACACCATCACATCCAGCATCGCCTCGCGGCCCGGCCAGCCCTTCTCTCTGGAGGTCACCCCCCCCCGGAAGAGCAACAATGCATCTCCAACACGTAGCACCAAGTCCACGCCCGTGAACTCTAAAACAACGCCATCGAGCCAAACCCAGTCCAAACCTCAGAGTCAGCTCCCAGCCTCTCCACAGGCGACCCCGGCCTCATGCCGCTGCACGCTCTGCAAGAGGAACTACAGCTCTCAG CTCATGTTGAAGAGGCACATGCGTATTGTCCACAAAATATACAGCATCAAAAGTAACAGACCTGCTGCCATGTCAACCTCCTCTACTACAGCAGCCACTCCAAGTAGCAGCGCTAACTTAGGCCCGAGGAACAATGTCCGAGTGAAAGAAGAAGCTGTAGAGCCTTCAGATGacgaagaggaagaggacattGACAGCAGTCCAGCCCCGTCTCCTAGTGACAGCACTGGGACAGCTAAAGATGTTTCCATGGCACACAACGCCATgaaggtgaaggaggaggaggccccGTCGAGCCCAAAGATGACATCACCctcatcttcatcatcctcgCGTGGGGGCAACATGTGCAGCGTTGGCGTGCCCGCCAAAATGACCAAACTGTCGGTTGGTTTTGACTTCAAGCAGCTCTTCTGCAAGCTGTGCAAGCGTCAGTTTAGCTCACGCCAAAACTTAACAaagcacattgagctgcacaCGGACGGCAACGACATCTTCATTAAATTTTACCGCTGCCCCCTCTGCCGCTACGAGTCGCGTCGCAAACGTGACGTGCTGCGTCACGTGACTGTGGTCCACAAGAAGTCATCTGCATACCTAGCCAAGATCATGCCCAAACTGGAGAGCAGGGCTGTGAAGAGGCTGGCTGAGGTAGTCCTCAACAGCACAAACCCCAGCAAGAGGACAAGTGGCAACGTCAAAGAGGAAGTGAACGGACGTCACGtgtcttcatcctcctcctctccttcacctCCCGTCACACGCAAGCAAGAGTGCTCCGCCGTTGCCCCAGTCACGTCGGGCTCCGCCCCCTCTTCCTCCGCCCCGCCTCCTGCCCCCGTTACACGGAAACAGCAGGACCTGTCATCGTCAGCGCTTGCCCCGTCCCCTCCTGTCACCCGTaagcaggagagacagcagcatCGCCCCATAAGCCCGCCGCTGACCCGCCGCAGTGAAAAGCACACACACCAACGCAACTCCTCTTCCGCCGCCTCGCCCAGCAGCCAAGCCCCACACACCCGACGACATGACGTCCATTCGGAGAGCAGCGCTACAGGGTCGTCCTCCACTGAAGTCAGAGTGACCAAGAATTTCTCCCTCCACGCCTGCGACCAGTGTGGACGGGCCTTTGCAAAGAAG CTGTACCTGGAGTCTCATAAGCGAAGTCATCGTAACGCAGCGACGGCAGCAGCCAACAGGAGGAAAGGGGTCAACACCCGTTCCAAATCCCTGGTCTggtga
- the znf800b gene encoding zinc finger protein 800b isoform X4 — protein MLANLALTGFTFPAGLCAEPGDPPLLQQPLQTSKSGIQQIIECFRSGTSQLKHMLLREVDTIFECKLCRSLFRGLPNLITHKEYYCLSRLPEPDGPSGDDRQSVAMKDLLDAIYPRVDRPDYVVRLEPIQTTTKAVFQYLTTEEELARYPSHTPSVLHSARESPVAWEGEPVDSVDNNQPSQPGGPESLSSPGQGQRRWEAEEEAKKEQPQHEDEGSTSGVEDVTISCCLCGQDFNSRRSIRRHCRKMHQTKLEELRKFTETRTVPTSLLSMVKGRPRTLSTPTGKSCPVCLKTFATKANVRRHFDEVHRGLRRDTITSSIASRPGQPFSLEVTPPRKSNNASPTRSTKSTPVNSKTTPSSQTQSKPQSQLPASPQATPASCRCTLCKRNYSSQLMLKRHMRIVHKIYSIKSNRPAAMSTSSTTAATPSSSANLGPRNNVRVKEEAVEPSDDEEEEDIDSSPAPSPSDSTGTAKDVSMAHNAMKVKEEEAPSSPKMTSPSSSSSSRGGNMCSVGVPAKMTKLSVGFDFKQLFCKLCKRQFSSRQNLTKHIELHTDGNDIFIKFYRCPLCRYESRRKRDVLRHVTVVHKKSSAYLAKIMPKLESRAVKRLAEVVLNSTNPSKRTSGNVKEEVNGRHVSSSSSSPSPPVTRKQECSAVAPVTSGSAPSSSAPPPAPVTRKQQDLSSSALAPSPPVTRKQERQQHRPISPPLTRRSEKHTHQRNSSSAASPSSQAPHTRRHDVHSESSATGSSSTEVRVTKNFSLHACDQCGRAFAKKLYLESHKRSHRNAATAAANRRKGVNTRSKSLVW, from the exons atgttagctaacttagcgctaaccggtttcacttttccagcag GTCTCTGTGCGGAGCCTGGAGATCCTCCTCTGCTCCAGCAGCCTCTGCAGACCTCCAAGTCTGGGATTCAGCAGATAATTGAATGCTTCCGTTcag GCACCAGCCAGCTGAAACACATGCTGCTGAGGGAGGTGGACACCATCTTTGAGTGTAAACTGTGTCGCAGTCTGTTCAGAGGCCTGCCCAACCTCATCACACACAAAGAGTACTACTGCCTATCACGACTGCCTGAACCTGACG GTCCGTCGGGTGACGACAGACAGAGTGTAGCCATGAAGGATTTATTGGACGCCATATACCCCAGAGTCGACAGGCCGGACTACGTTGTCCGACTGGAGCCCATTCAGACCACTACCAAGGCTGTGTTCCAGTATCTcaccacagaggaggagctggctAGATATCCATCGCACACGCCCAG CGTCCTTCACAGTGCCAGAGAGAGTCCGGTAGCATGGGAAGGAGAACCAGTGGACAGTGTGGACAACAACCAGCCGAGCCAGCCAGGAGGGCCAGAGAGCCTCAGTAGCCCGGGACAGGGGCAGAGGAGATgggaggctgaggaggaggctAAAAAGGAGCAGCCACAGCATGAAGACGAGGGGTCCACTAGTGGG GTTGAGGATGTGACAATCTCCTGTTGTCTGTGCGGTCAGGACTTTAACTCACGCCGCAGCATCAGGCGTCACTGCCGAAAGATGCACCAGACCAAACTGGAAGAGCTGCGGAAGTTCACAGAGACGCGTACCGTTCCCACAAGCCTGCTCTCTATGGTGAAAG GCCGGCCGAGGACTCTCAGCACACCTACTGGAAAATCCTGCCCAGTGTGCCTCAAAACCTTTGCAACTAAAGCCAACGTGCGCCGTCATTTTGACGAGGTGCATCGCGGCCTGCGGCGGGACACCATCACATCCAGCATCGCCTCGCGGCCCGGCCAGCCCTTCTCTCTGGAGGTCACCCCCCCCCGGAAGAGCAACAATGCATCTCCAACACGTAGCACCAAGTCCACGCCCGTGAACTCTAAAACAACGCCATCGAGCCAAACCCAGTCCAAACCTCAGAGTCAGCTCCCAGCCTCTCCACAGGCGACCCCGGCCTCATGCCGCTGCACGCTCTGCAAGAGGAACTACAGCTCTCAG CTCATGTTGAAGAGGCACATGCGTATTGTCCACAAAATATACAGCATCAAAAGTAACAGACCTGCTGCCATGTCAACCTCCTCTACTACAGCAGCCACTCCAAGTAGCAGCGCTAACTTAGGCCCGAGGAACAATGTCCGAGTGAAAGAAGAAGCTGTAGAGCCTTCAGATGacgaagaggaagaggacattGACAGCAGTCCAGCCCCGTCTCCTAGTGACAGCACTGGGACAGCTAAAGATGTTTCCATGGCACACAACGCCATgaaggtgaaggaggaggaggccccGTCGAGCCCAAAGATGACATCACCctcatcttcatcatcctcgCGTGGGGGCAACATGTGCAGCGTTGGCGTGCCCGCCAAAATGACCAAACTGTCGGTTGGTTTTGACTTCAAGCAGCTCTTCTGCAAGCTGTGCAAGCGTCAGTTTAGCTCACGCCAAAACTTAACAaagcacattgagctgcacaCGGACGGCAACGACATCTTCATTAAATTTTACCGCTGCCCCCTCTGCCGCTACGAGTCGCGTCGCAAACGTGACGTGCTGCGTCACGTGACTGTGGTCCACAAGAAGTCATCTGCATACCTAGCCAAGATCATGCCCAAACTGGAGAGCAGGGCTGTGAAGAGGCTGGCTGAGGTAGTCCTCAACAGCACAAACCCCAGCAAGAGGACAAGTGGCAACGTCAAAGAGGAAGTGAACGGACGTCACGtgtcttcatcctcctcctctccttcacctCCCGTCACACGCAAGCAAGAGTGCTCCGCCGTTGCCCCAGTCACGTCGGGCTCCGCCCCCTCTTCCTCCGCCCCGCCTCCTGCCCCCGTTACACGGAAACAGCAGGACCTGTCATCGTCAGCGCTTGCCCCGTCCCCTCCTGTCACCCGTaagcaggagagacagcagcatCGCCCCATAAGCCCGCCGCTGACCCGCCGCAGTGAAAAGCACACACACCAACGCAACTCCTCTTCCGCCGCCTCGCCCAGCAGCCAAGCCCCACACACCCGACGACATGACGTCCATTCGGAGAGCAGCGCTACAGGGTCGTCCTCCACTGAAGTCAGAGTGACCAAGAATTTCTCCCTCCACGCCTGCGACCAGTGTGGACGGGCCTTTGCAAAGAAG CTGTACCTGGAGTCTCATAAGCGAAGTCATCGTAACGCAGCGACGGCAGCAGCCAACAGGAGGAAAGGGGTCAACACCCGTTCCAAATCCCTGGTCTggtga